From a single Pseudalkalibacillus hwajinpoensis genomic region:
- a CDS encoding aspartate carbamoyltransferase catalytic subunit has protein sequence MKHLLDMTSLTLNEIQEILQQAERFRNGKQKESNNPVFVANLFFEPSTRTRFSFEVAEKRLGYEVLNFETSSSSVQKGESLYDTIKTLESVGASAVVVRHQNERYFESLLDRTSLSIINAGDGCGHHPTQSLLDLLTIRQEFKQFEGLNVVIAGDIRHSRVARSNAHVLKRLGVNVVFSGPPEWQDDTLSEFPYLPMDDAVEFADVLMLLRIQNERHTAKSNAHSTYLESYGLTIEREKRMQKHSIIMHPAPVNRGVEIDTSLVECDRSRIFKQMENGVYVRMACLKLVLQPNQKGMVV, from the coding sequence GTGAAGCATTTACTTGATATGACTTCTCTGACACTTAATGAAATTCAAGAAATCCTGCAGCAGGCTGAACGATTCCGGAATGGAAAACAAAAAGAGAGCAATAACCCGGTTTTTGTAGCAAACCTTTTCTTTGAACCGTCCACACGAACACGATTCAGTTTCGAAGTAGCGGAAAAGAGGCTGGGATATGAAGTGTTAAATTTCGAAACCTCATCATCGAGTGTACAGAAAGGCGAAAGCCTTTATGACACGATTAAGACACTTGAATCGGTAGGGGCAAGTGCTGTTGTGGTGAGGCATCAAAATGAACGGTACTTTGAATCGCTTCTTGATCGAACATCACTATCTATAATCAATGCGGGAGATGGATGCGGTCATCATCCAACGCAGTCTCTCCTGGATCTTTTAACGATTCGTCAGGAGTTCAAGCAGTTTGAAGGGCTTAATGTCGTGATTGCTGGTGATATCAGGCACAGCAGGGTAGCACGATCCAATGCTCATGTCCTAAAAAGACTTGGGGTAAACGTAGTGTTCTCGGGTCCGCCTGAGTGGCAGGATGATACACTCTCAGAATTTCCATACTTGCCAATGGATGATGCGGTTGAATTTGCGGATGTACTCATGTTACTAAGAATACAAAATGAACGGCATACGGCGAAAAGCAATGCTCACTCCACCTACTTAGAATCTTATGGTTTAACGATTGAACGTGAAAAGAGAATGCAAAAACATAGTATCATCATGCATCCTGCACCTGTTAATAGAGGGGTCGAAATTGACACTAGCCTCGTCGAATGTGACCGATCACGCATTTTTAAACAAATGGAAAATGGCGTTTATGTTCGTATGGCTTGCCTGAAATTAGTCTTACAACCCAACCAGAAAGGAATGGTCGTGTAA
- the pyrE gene encoding orotate phosphoribosyltransferase, whose protein sequence is MKSIAKSLLEIKAVSLQPKQPFTWSSGLLSPIYCDNRLTLSYPAVRKEIAKGLVEIIKEHYSDAEVIAGTATAGIPHAAWVSDQLELPMVYVRGSAKGHGKGNVIEGKVSVGQKIVVIEDLISTGGSAIDAVKQLQSAGANVLGVAAIFTYGMKKGAEQFAEEQITWQTLTNFDELLTSAVETGMIEKREVQSLLNWRDNPASSEWLEQLKDLSV, encoded by the coding sequence ATGAAATCTATCGCTAAATCACTTCTTGAGATTAAAGCTGTCAGTCTTCAGCCAAAACAACCTTTTACATGGTCATCGGGCTTATTATCTCCGATTTATTGCGACAATCGCTTGACCCTATCGTATCCGGCTGTAAGAAAAGAAATTGCAAAAGGCCTTGTAGAAATCATTAAAGAACACTATTCAGATGCAGAAGTCATTGCAGGAACAGCTACAGCGGGAATCCCTCATGCAGCATGGGTGAGCGACCAGTTAGAGCTTCCGATGGTGTATGTAAGAGGTAGTGCAAAGGGGCACGGCAAAGGGAATGTGATTGAAGGAAAAGTATCAGTAGGACAGAAAATTGTTGTCATTGAAGATCTTATTTCAACAGGTGGCAGTGCAATTGATGCGGTGAAACAGCTCCAATCAGCAGGTGCGAACGTGCTTGGCGTGGCGGCGATCTTTACATACGGCATGAAGAAAGGGGCAGAACAGTTCGCAGAGGAACAAATTACATGGCAAACCCTTACCAATTTCGATGAACTGTTAACAAGCGCGGTAGAAACAGGTATGATTGAGAAAAGAGAGGTTCAATCACTGCTAAACTGGCGTGACAATCCAGCATCTTCAGAATGGCTTGAGCAGTTGAAAGATCTCTCCGTTTAG
- the carB gene encoding carbamoyl-phosphate synthase large subunit — protein sequence MPKRTDIKKILVIGSGPIVIGQAAEFDYAGTQACQALKEEGYEVILVNSNPATIMTDTTIADEVYIEPLTLDFVSSIIRKERPDSLLATLGGQTGLNLAMELSESGVLDDYNVELLGTSLDAIQQAEDRDQFRTLMNDLNEPVPESDIIHNLEEAYTFVKRIGYPVIVRPAYTLGGTGGGIVNNDEELEEIVSSGLKYSPVTQCLLEKSIAGFKEIEYEVMRDGQDQAIVVCNMENIDPVGIHTGDSIVVAPSQTLSDRDYQMLRNVALKVIRALKIEGGCNIQLALDPYSFQYYIIEVNPRVSRSSALASKATGYPIAKLAAKIAVGLSLAEMKNPVTGKTYASFEPALDYVVSKIPRWPFDKFESANRKLGTQMKATGEVMAIGRTLEESLLKAVRSLESNVIHLAIPSFENMDEDTMEKRIRVADDERIFVVAEAFRRGKTIKEIHDWSAIDHYFLVKIQGIIALEKQLEENKGNLEILIEAKRKGFSDDVVARLWNQTELEIYELRMKESIRPVYKMVDTCAGEFESETPYYYSTYEEENESFETPKESVLVLGSGPIRIGQGIEFDYATVHSVWAIREAGYEAIIINNNPETVSTDFSISDKLYFEPLTVEDVMHVIDLEKPTGVIVQFGGQTAINLADELSARGVKILGTSLEDMDRAEDRDKFEMAMAELGIPQPEGKTATSVEQAISIATRIGYPVLVRPSYVLGGRAMEIVYKESELLHYMENAVKVNPQHPVLIDRYLMGKEIEVDAISDGETVYIPGIMEHIERAGIHSGDSIAVYPPQSLSESVKQTLIDETIALARGLKIKGLLNIQYVIQNDQVYVLEVNPRSSRTVPFLSKITGVPMANLATKAILGQTLNELGYKTGYGIERDDVYVKVPVFSFAKLRRVDITLGPEMKSTGEVMGRDYTLEKALYKGLVASGMNIPTHGSVLFTIADKDKEEATDIVKRFHAIGYHILATEGTADNIRNMGIPVTVVNKIGAEKPNLLHVIREGQAQFVINTLTRGKQPARDGFRIRRESVENGVVCFTSLDTAKALLRVIETMTFTSTSMPKFHQKEVIRS from the coding sequence ATGCCTAAACGTACCGATATCAAGAAGATTCTAGTCATTGGATCAGGACCAATCGTCATTGGCCAGGCAGCCGAGTTCGACTATGCTGGAACACAGGCCTGTCAGGCTCTAAAAGAAGAAGGATATGAAGTGATTCTCGTAAATTCGAATCCAGCGACGATTATGACGGATACTACCATTGCTGATGAGGTGTACATTGAGCCGCTCACCCTTGATTTCGTAAGCAGCATCATTCGTAAAGAACGTCCAGATTCCCTTCTGGCGACACTCGGAGGTCAAACTGGACTCAACCTTGCGATGGAGCTATCTGAATCCGGTGTTCTAGATGATTATAATGTTGAGCTTTTAGGGACAAGTCTTGATGCGATCCAGCAGGCGGAAGATCGTGATCAGTTCAGAACATTAATGAATGATCTAAATGAGCCTGTTCCTGAGAGTGATATCATTCATAACCTGGAAGAAGCGTATACCTTTGTGAAGAGAATTGGCTATCCCGTTATTGTCAGGCCGGCTTATACGTTAGGCGGGACAGGCGGTGGTATTGTGAACAATGATGAAGAGCTAGAAGAAATAGTATCGAGCGGATTGAAATATAGCCCTGTAACACAATGTCTTCTAGAGAAAAGCATCGCTGGATTTAAAGAAATTGAATATGAAGTGATGCGTGATGGACAGGATCAAGCCATCGTTGTATGTAACATGGAAAACATCGATCCGGTCGGAATTCATACAGGAGATTCAATTGTCGTTGCCCCAAGTCAGACGCTATCCGATCGCGATTATCAGATGCTTAGAAATGTTGCTCTCAAGGTCATTCGCGCCTTGAAAATCGAGGGCGGTTGTAACATTCAGCTAGCACTTGATCCGTATAGCTTTCAATATTACATCATTGAAGTGAACCCTCGTGTCAGCCGGTCATCTGCGCTTGCTTCAAAAGCGACTGGCTATCCAATTGCGAAGCTAGCAGCGAAAATTGCGGTGGGATTATCTCTTGCAGAAATGAAAAATCCAGTTACAGGTAAGACGTATGCTAGCTTTGAACCTGCACTGGACTACGTAGTTTCCAAAATACCGAGATGGCCTTTTGATAAATTTGAAAGTGCCAATCGAAAGCTCGGTACACAAATGAAAGCGACCGGTGAAGTGATGGCGATCGGGCGTACCCTTGAAGAATCCCTTCTTAAAGCAGTTCGATCCCTTGAATCCAACGTGATTCACCTTGCGATTCCATCATTTGAGAACATGGATGAGGACACGATGGAGAAGCGAATTCGTGTAGCGGATGATGAGCGGATTTTCGTTGTAGCGGAAGCATTCAGACGTGGAAAAACAATTAAAGAAATTCATGACTGGAGTGCTATTGATCATTACTTTCTTGTTAAAATACAGGGAATCATCGCCCTCGAAAAGCAATTAGAGGAGAATAAAGGGAATCTTGAAATCTTGATTGAAGCGAAGCGAAAAGGATTTTCTGATGATGTCGTTGCTCGCTTATGGAATCAAACTGAGCTTGAAATTTATGAATTACGGATGAAAGAAAGCATTCGCCCGGTTTATAAGATGGTTGATACATGCGCAGGTGAATTCGAATCAGAAACACCGTATTATTATTCTACTTATGAAGAAGAGAACGAATCATTTGAAACGCCGAAAGAAAGTGTGCTTGTACTTGGTTCTGGACCAATTCGAATCGGACAGGGAATTGAATTTGATTACGCTACTGTTCATAGCGTCTGGGCAATTCGTGAAGCAGGGTATGAAGCGATCATAATAAATAACAACCCAGAAACCGTCTCAACAGACTTCAGCATCTCGGATAAGCTGTATTTCGAACCGCTTACTGTAGAAGATGTTATGCATGTTATCGATCTAGAGAAACCAACCGGTGTCATTGTCCAGTTCGGTGGACAAACGGCCATTAATCTAGCAGATGAGCTTTCTGCTAGAGGCGTAAAGATTCTCGGAACATCGCTTGAAGATATGGACCGGGCAGAAGATCGAGACAAATTCGAAATGGCCATGGCTGAGCTTGGCATTCCACAACCAGAAGGAAAAACGGCTACATCCGTCGAACAGGCGATTTCAATTGCAACTCGAATTGGCTATCCGGTTCTTGTACGCCCATCTTACGTTCTAGGCGGCAGAGCGATGGAAATTGTGTATAAAGAAAGTGAGCTTCTTCATTACATGGAAAATGCGGTAAAAGTAAATCCGCAGCACCCGGTCTTAATTGACCGCTACTTGATGGGGAAAGAGATTGAGGTGGATGCAATCTCTGATGGAGAAACCGTATATATCCCGGGCATCATGGAACACATTGAACGAGCGGGGATTCACTCCGGGGATTCGATTGCCGTGTATCCACCACAGAGCCTTTCTGAATCGGTTAAACAAACGTTAATAGATGAAACCATTGCGTTAGCAAGAGGGCTGAAAATCAAGGGGCTTCTCAATATCCAGTATGTTATTCAGAATGATCAGGTTTACGTTCTTGAAGTCAATCCAAGATCAAGTAGAACAGTTCCGTTTTTAAGTAAAATAACAGGGGTTCCAATGGCGAATCTTGCGACGAAAGCGATTCTTGGCCAAACACTGAATGAGCTTGGATACAAAACAGGTTACGGCATTGAGAGAGACGATGTGTATGTGAAAGTACCAGTATTCTCCTTCGCGAAACTGCGTCGGGTTGATATTACGCTTGGACCTGAGATGAAATCAACAGGTGAAGTAATGGGGCGAGATTATACGCTTGAGAAAGCTCTGTATAAGGGACTAGTCGCTTCTGGTATGAATATTCCAACTCACGGTTCTGTGCTATTTACGATTGCTGACAAAGACAAAGAGGAAGCGACTGATATTGTAAAACGATTCCATGCGATTGGATATCATATTCTCGCAACAGAGGGTACAGCAGATAACATTCGGAATATGGGCATCCCTGTAACCGTCGTAAATAAGATTGGGGCTGAAAAGCCGAACTTGCTGCACGTGATTCGAGAAGGTCAGGCTCAATTCGTTATTAATACACTCACAAGAGGCAAACAGCCTGCCCGAGACGGTTTCCGTATTAGAAGAGAGTCGGTTGAGAACGGAGTCGTATGCTTCACATCGTTAGACACAGCCAAAGCATTATTGCGCGTCATTGAAACAATGACGTTCACAAGTACAAGCATGCCGAAATTTCATCAAAAAGAAGTGATTCGTTCATGA
- a CDS encoding dihydroorotate dehydrogenase codes for MSRLRIQLPGLDLKNPIMPASGCFGFGREYSQFYKLDQLGAIMVKATTNEPRFGNPTPRVAETTSGMLNAIGLQNPGLDHVMNHELPWLETFDVPIIANVAGSTIEDYVAVAKRISTAPNVHALELNISCPNVKEGGLAFGTVPETAYEVTKAVKEVARVPVYVKLSPNVTDIVQMAKVVEKAGADGLTMINTLLGMRIDLKTGKPILANGAGGLSGPAIKPVSIRMIHQVSQQVAIPIIGMGGVQSAEDVVEYFLAGASAVAVGTANFVDPMTCPTIIDALPAMLDEMGVGHISELTGRSWKTEWNLQSSSH; via the coding sequence ATGAGTCGATTACGCATTCAACTTCCGGGACTCGATCTAAAAAATCCGATTATGCCTGCTTCGGGCTGTTTTGGATTCGGTCGTGAATACAGTCAATTTTATAAGTTAGATCAGCTCGGGGCGATTATGGTTAAAGCAACGACAAATGAACCACGCTTTGGAAATCCAACGCCGCGTGTGGCAGAAACAACCTCAGGGATGTTGAACGCCATAGGACTTCAGAATCCCGGCCTTGATCATGTAATGAATCATGAACTTCCATGGTTAGAAACGTTCGATGTTCCAATCATTGCAAATGTAGCGGGATCCACGATTGAAGATTATGTTGCTGTTGCAAAGCGAATTTCCACGGCGCCTAACGTTCATGCCCTTGAATTAAACATCTCATGTCCGAACGTGAAAGAGGGCGGACTTGCGTTTGGGACAGTTCCTGAAACGGCTTATGAAGTGACAAAAGCGGTTAAGGAAGTGGCACGGGTGCCCGTCTACGTCAAGCTTTCACCTAATGTGACGGATATTGTTCAAATGGCGAAAGTCGTTGAAAAGGCAGGCGCAGATGGCTTAACGATGATCAACACGCTATTAGGTATGCGGATTGATTTAAAAACTGGGAAACCGATTCTTGCAAATGGGGCAGGAGGATTATCAGGTCCTGCGATCAAACCGGTTTCGATTCGGATGATTCATCAGGTGAGTCAGCAGGTGGCGATTCCGATTATTGGGATGGGGGGCGTTCAGTCTGCTGAAGACGTAGTGGAATACTTTTTAGCTGGAGCAAGTGCAGTAGCGGTCGGGACCGCTAATTTCGTAGACCCAATGACGTGTCCAACTATTATTGATGCATTACCCGCAATGCTCGATGAAATGGGTGTAGGTCATATTTCGGAACTGACAGGAAGGAGCTGGAAAACGGAGTGGAATCTTCAATCATCCTCGCATTAG
- a CDS encoding dihydroorotase: protein MLIQNAKLLNETGELVKLDVLISKEGKIEEVSHNIDPDQHNIIDAKGNLLVPGLVDLHVHLREPGGEHKETIETGTKAAAKGGFTTIAAMPNTRPVPDNEETMKKLMERIEETASVRVLPYGSITTRQLGKELTNFDALNKNGAFALTDDGVGVQSAGMMLEAMKRAASKNLSIVAHCEENTLINGGSVHEGHFSSENGLNGIPSVCESVHIARDVLLAEAAGVHYHVCHISTKESVRIVRDAKRAGINVTAEVTPHHMLLSEDEIPGIDTNYKMNPPLRSKEDQEALIEGLLDGTIDFIATDHAPHSHEEKSASMEKAPFGIVGLETAFPLLYTNFVEEGKFTLKQLVDWLTIKPATAFGLKHGTLKVGANADLTLIELSHQEEINPETFVSKGRNTPFAGWMCKGWPVNTFVNGKMVYAKGSDQ, encoded by the coding sequence ATGCTTATCCAAAACGCAAAACTACTAAATGAAACTGGAGAGCTTGTTAAGCTTGATGTACTCATTTCAAAAGAAGGTAAGATTGAGGAAGTTTCACATAATATTGATCCAGACCAGCACAATATTATAGATGCGAAAGGAAACCTGCTAGTTCCGGGTCTAGTGGATTTGCATGTCCACTTAAGGGAGCCGGGCGGTGAGCATAAAGAAACGATTGAAACTGGAACAAAAGCAGCTGCAAAAGGTGGATTTACTACGATTGCAGCTATGCCAAATACAAGACCTGTTCCGGATAATGAAGAGACGATGAAGAAGTTGATGGAGAGGATTGAAGAAACCGCGAGTGTTCGTGTCCTTCCATATGGTTCAATTACAACTCGACAGCTTGGAAAGGAACTGACGAACTTCGATGCTCTTAACAAAAACGGGGCATTCGCCTTAACGGATGACGGCGTAGGTGTTCAAAGCGCAGGAATGATGCTTGAAGCAATGAAGCGTGCTGCTTCAAAGAATCTATCAATCGTCGCTCACTGTGAAGAAAACACACTTATTAATGGCGGAAGCGTCCATGAGGGACATTTCTCTAGTGAAAATGGATTAAACGGTATTCCGTCCGTTTGTGAATCAGTCCATATTGCAAGAGATGTGCTGCTCGCGGAAGCAGCGGGCGTCCATTACCACGTCTGTCACATTAGTACGAAAGAGTCGGTTCGTATCGTTCGTGATGCGAAACGAGCGGGCATTAACGTAACCGCAGAAGTAACACCGCATCACATGCTTCTGTCAGAAGATGAAATTCCGGGAATTGATACAAACTACAAAATGAATCCCCCCCTTCGGTCAAAAGAAGACCAGGAAGCGCTCATTGAAGGATTACTTGATGGAACGATTGATTTTATAGCAACAGACCATGCGCCACATTCGCATGAAGAAAAATCAGCCTCAATGGAAAAAGCACCCTTCGGCATCGTTGGCCTCGAAACAGCCTTTCCGCTTCTCTATACAAACTTTGTAGAGGAAGGAAAGTTTACGCTAAAGCAGCTCGTCGACTGGTTAACAATTAAACCAGCGACCGCATTTGGACTTAAGCATGGAACACTTAAAGTTGGAGCGAATGCGGATCTCACGCTAATCGAACTATCGCATCAAGAAGAAATCAATCCTGAAACGTTCGTGTCAAAAGGAAGAAATACACCTTTTGCGGGATGGATGTGTAAAGGGTGGCCAGTGAATACATTTGTGAATGGAAAAATGGTGTATGCGAAAGGGAGCGATCAATAA
- the pyrF gene encoding orotidine-5'-phosphate decarboxylase: MESSIILALDFSKKQELDEFLTLLKDEKLFVKVGMEAFYQHGPSLVNELKQLGHNVFLDLKLHDIPTTVNKAMKGLAGLGVDLINVHASGGSRMMTAAMEGLEAGTRAGEKRPMCIGVTQLTSTSEEMLRKELNMTTNMKNSVVSLASLAKASGLDGVVSSALEVPTIKETCGDQFLTVTPGIRLEGDLAGDQNRVCSPAKARVLGSDYIVVGRSITASPDPLKAYERLKSEWGNTHEIYR; this comes from the coding sequence GTGGAATCTTCAATCATCCTCGCATTAGATTTTTCAAAGAAACAGGAGTTAGACGAATTTCTCACGCTTCTAAAAGATGAGAAACTGTTTGTAAAAGTAGGTATGGAAGCATTCTATCAGCATGGACCATCCTTAGTTAATGAGCTAAAGCAACTTGGGCATAACGTATTTCTGGACTTGAAGCTTCACGATATACCAACCACGGTTAACAAAGCAATGAAAGGCCTTGCTGGTCTTGGGGTTGATTTGATTAACGTCCACGCGAGCGGCGGCTCGCGGATGATGACAGCCGCCATGGAAGGACTTGAAGCAGGCACACGTGCAGGTGAGAAACGTCCAATGTGTATTGGGGTAACACAGCTAACGAGTACTTCTGAAGAAATGCTCCGAAAAGAATTAAATATGACAACTAACATGAAAAATAGCGTTGTTTCACTCGCGAGTTTAGCGAAAGCAAGTGGTCTTGATGGCGTTGTTAGTTCTGCCCTTGAAGTGCCGACGATTAAAGAAACTTGTGGAGATCAGTTTCTGACGGTTACGCCCGGAATTAGGCTTGAAGGAGATCTTGCAGGTGATCAGAATCGCGTTTGTTCACCGGCGAAAGCAAGAGTATTGGGAAGTGACTACATTGTAGTAGGCCGTAGTATCACAGCATCACCTGATCCATTAAAAGCGTATGAAAGACTAAAATCAGAGTGGGGGAATACTCATGAAATCTATCGCTAA
- a CDS encoding dihydroorotate dehydrogenase electron transfer subunit, whose translation MKQYKTELVAQKKIAAFIFEVVVYHEKIDERFQPGQFVHVKVTSGSDPLLRRPISICHVDPEKHLLTMIYRAEGKGTRMLSEMVPGVEVDLLGPLGNGFPIESPKRGDTALLVGGGIGVPPLYYLSRELTKRGVYVKHVNGFQTGSAVFYEEEFKAFGPVTVTTVDGSYGEAGFVTAQLDDSADYLFACGPSPMLRALESYPAKKGVYLSLEQRMGCGIGACLACVCHVQGDETGLDYRKVCSDGPVFQAGEVVL comes from the coding sequence ATGAAGCAATACAAAACAGAACTAGTTGCTCAAAAAAAAATTGCAGCTTTTATTTTCGAGGTAGTCGTTTATCACGAAAAGATTGATGAACGTTTTCAACCAGGACAGTTCGTTCATGTGAAAGTTACATCTGGTTCAGACCCGCTGTTAAGAAGGCCGATTAGCATTTGCCATGTTGATCCAGAAAAACATTTACTAACAATGATTTATCGGGCTGAAGGCAAGGGGACGAGGATGCTGTCTGAGATGGTTCCGGGGGTCGAAGTTGACCTCCTTGGTCCACTCGGGAATGGATTTCCAATTGAAAGTCCGAAGCGGGGTGATACCGCATTACTTGTCGGCGGAGGAATTGGTGTGCCGCCACTGTACTATCTTTCCCGTGAGCTAACAAAGCGCGGTGTGTATGTAAAGCATGTGAACGGGTTTCAAACAGGTTCAGCGGTTTTCTATGAAGAAGAATTCAAAGCGTTCGGGCCAGTCACCGTGACAACTGTTGATGGGAGTTACGGGGAAGCGGGATTTGTAACAGCACAGCTTGACGATTCAGCAGATTATTTGTTTGCATGTGGCCCTTCTCCAATGCTTCGAGCCCTTGAAAGCTATCCGGCAAAAAAAGGGGTTTATTTATCACTGGAACAACGGATGGGCTGTGGAATCGGTGCGTGTCTCGCATGTGTTTGTCATGTGCAGGGCGATGAGACTGGTCTTGATTATCGAAAAGTGTGTAGCGATGGGCCAGTGTTTCAGGCAGGGGAGGTCGTATTATGA
- a CDS encoding carbamoyl phosphate synthase small subunit, protein MKRQLILEDGSIFVGKAFGSDIEKSGEVVFNTGMTGYQEILSDPSYCAQIVTLTYPLIGNYGINRDDFESINPSVHGLIVKEATAVPSYWRNEMTLDELLRVKGIPGLEGIDTRKLTKLIRANGTLKGKMCSMDVDPEKIAQDLRETPLKRDQVQQVSIKAPYASPGRGYRIVLVDFGMKHGILRELTRRKCDVVVVPYNTSAEEILRLNPDGVMLSNGPGDPKDVPEAVEMINGILGKIPLFGICLGHQLFALACGADSEKMKFGHRGSNHPVMDLSTGRVAITSQNHGYTVEAASLEKTELEVTHVAVNDGTIEGVKHTMHAAFSVQYHPEASPGPEDSNGLFDDFITMITTFKGEKTYA, encoded by the coding sequence ATGAAAAGACAGCTAATTTTAGAAGATGGATCTATATTTGTCGGGAAAGCATTTGGGAGCGATATTGAAAAAAGCGGTGAGGTTGTTTTTAATACCGGAATGACTGGGTATCAGGAGATTTTGTCAGATCCATCATACTGTGCACAAATTGTGACGCTCACGTACCCGCTGATTGGGAACTACGGAATCAATCGAGATGATTTCGAATCGATTAATCCTTCTGTCCACGGTCTTATTGTAAAAGAAGCGACAGCAGTTCCGAGCTATTGGAGAAATGAAATGACGCTTGATGAACTACTTCGAGTGAAAGGCATCCCTGGATTAGAAGGTATCGATACAAGAAAATTAACCAAATTAATCCGTGCCAATGGAACGTTGAAGGGGAAAATGTGCAGCATGGACGTTGATCCTGAGAAAATCGCACAGGACCTTCGGGAAACGCCGCTAAAACGCGATCAGGTGCAGCAAGTATCGATTAAAGCGCCTTATGCAAGCCCTGGTCGAGGTTATCGTATCGTACTTGTGGATTTCGGCATGAAGCACGGTATCCTTCGTGAATTAACAAGAAGAAAATGCGATGTAGTGGTTGTCCCTTACAATACATCAGCAGAAGAAATCCTTCGACTGAATCCTGACGGTGTCATGCTGAGCAATGGCCCTGGAGATCCAAAGGATGTGCCAGAAGCAGTTGAGATGATTAACGGCATTCTCGGTAAAATCCCACTCTTCGGGATCTGTCTCGGTCATCAGCTTTTTGCACTCGCATGCGGCGCTGATTCAGAAAAAATGAAGTTCGGCCACCGAGGATCAAATCATCCTGTTATGGACTTGAGTACGGGACGCGTTGCCATCACTTCTCAAAACCACGGTTACACAGTAGAAGCGGCATCACTGGAAAAGACAGAACTAGAAGTAACGCATGTCGCTGTAAATGATGGAACAATTGAAGGAGTGAAGCACACGATGCACGCTGCGTTCAGCGTTCAGTATCACCCTGAAGCATCACCCGGGCCAGAAGATTCGAACGGACTTTTCGATGATTTCATCACAATGATTACAACTTTCAAGGGGGAAAAAACATATGCCTAA